AGGTAAAAATCCCAAAAAGTGCAATCAGTAAAATCACATTATTAAAAATCTTGGCTAGGTCGGTATGATGATCAGAAGTATAGCGATAGAAACATAGTTGCCATTTATCTATCCAATCTTTAGAAAAATTTTTAGGCCTTTTAAACTCTAGTTCATTTTCTTTACAATAAAGTTCCATCCTATGATAATTTGAGGCATCGATGATATTATTATCTTTGGTAAGAGTATTTTTAAAAATTCTAAAACTATCTCGAAAATCATTTGCAAAATTTTCCAATGGTTTTTCCTTACCACTAGACCTTTTTTCATCAAAAGCCTTTTTCACTTTTTTAATTACACTTCTCATATCCTCAAAGTTAAAAAACATTTTGGCATTCACCATATTTAAATTATCCTTAAATAGGGCTTGAGAAAAATTAGAGATTTTTTGAAAATCAGCATTATAAAAACATGCAATTTTTTCAAAGACACATTCATGAAAATCTGAAAATTTTTCAAATGTGCAATTATTGAAATAAACATCACTACAAAACCTTGAGTTTGAAAAATTAGCCTCTTCCTTGAAATAAGAACCCTTAAACTTCACTTCCTTAAAGAATATACATTCGCGAAAATCTACTTTTCCTTGAAATTTCGTATTACTAAATTCTGTACTGCTAAAATCAGCTTTTCCTTCAAAATCACAAGCCCTACATCTAAAATCTTTTTCAAAAACACTATTTCTTGCATTTAAAAAACCTTTGAAAGAGCAATCTTGAAAAGTTAATTTGCTTATTATTACATTGGGAATATCGAGAATATTGGGAGCACTAGGAA
This is a stretch of genomic DNA from Helicobacter sp. 'house sparrow 1'. It encodes these proteins:
- a CDS encoding pentapeptide repeat-containing protein, with translation MTKQELANLLGINKGHIKVESNKFKIFDIAIKKIDAKLWLKDIEIEFWRCSFERALVFPSAPNILDIPNVIISKLTFQDCSFKGFLNARNSVFEKDFRCRACDFEGKADFSSTEFSNTKFQGKVDFRECIFFKEVKFKGSYFKEEANFSNSRFCSDVYFNNCTFEKFSDFHECVFEKIACFYNADFQKISNFSQALFKDNLNMVNAKMFFNFEDMRSVIKKVKKAFDEKRSSGKEKPLENFANDFRDSFRIFKNTLTKDNNIIDASNYHRMELYCKENELEFKRPKNFSKDWIDKWQLCFYRYTSDHHTDLAKIFNNVILLIALFGIFT